In one Rhodohalobacter sp. 614A genomic region, the following are encoded:
- a CDS encoding family 43 glycosylhydrolase: MKNYSCFSFSPKNHYKLPYLLLVIFFSFASSPSLFAQTSNPNIPSAPLFEDPIFAGPADPTVFWNYEEENWWMIYTQRRANSNTPDLAWVHGTAIGVASSDDGGINWTYRGTLDLDYEPGHNTYWAPDLYYENGTYYMYVSFVRGIPTKNFDDEHKIILFTASSMWDLSFKKVIDLQSARVIDPSVIKLSENKYRMWFKNENAGYTTHYADSNDLLNWTPKGQAEERTNTEGANVFRWQEKFWMITDPWEGIELLSSDNAVNWVKEGMILSEVGQRKDDTAKGHHADVVPAGEFAYVFYHVNPQESFGPTTSWDTIGFTQRRSVIQVALLRIEGDSIVVDRDQPFPLELQIPDIDP; the protein is encoded by the coding sequence ATGAAAAATTATTCCTGTTTTTCCTTCAGCCCGAAAAACCACTATAAACTGCCTTATTTATTACTGGTGATTTTCTTCTCATTCGCTTCAAGCCCTTCGCTGTTTGCACAAACTTCAAATCCTAATATCCCTTCAGCCCCGCTTTTTGAAGACCCGATTTTTGCCGGTCCGGCTGATCCCACTGTGTTCTGGAATTATGAAGAAGAAAACTGGTGGATGATTTACACTCAAAGAAGAGCAAACTCAAATACTCCGGATTTAGCCTGGGTTCATGGAACGGCAATTGGCGTGGCATCATCCGATGACGGAGGAATAAACTGGACTTATCGTGGAACGCTCGATTTAGATTATGAACCGGGCCACAATACTTACTGGGCTCCGGATCTGTACTACGAGAATGGAACCTATTACATGTATGTGAGCTTCGTTCGGGGCATTCCAACAAAAAACTTTGATGACGAGCATAAAATCATCCTGTTTACCGCCAGTTCTATGTGGGATCTCTCTTTCAAAAAAGTAATAGATCTGCAATCAGCCAGAGTGATTGATCCGTCTGTTATTAAGCTTTCCGAGAACAAATACCGGATGTGGTTCAAAAATGAAAATGCAGGATATACTACACATTACGCCGACAGTAACGATCTGTTGAATTGGACTCCCAAAGGCCAGGCCGAAGAAAGAACAAATACCGAAGGCGCCAATGTTTTCCGATGGCAGGAAAAATTTTGGATGATAACCGATCCCTGGGAGGGCATTGAATTGCTCAGTTCTGATAATGCTGTAAACTGGGTAAAAGAAGGAATGATCTTGAGTGAGGTGGGACAACGAAAAGATGATACCGCAAAAGGCCACCATGCAGATGTTGTTCCGGCCGGAGAATTTGCATATGTCTTCTATCATGTAAATCCCCAGGAAAGTTTTGGCCCCACTACCTCCTGGGATACCATTGGCTTCACGCAGCGAAGGTCTGTGATCCAGGTGGCGCTACTTAGAATTGAAGGCGATTCCATCGTTGTTGACAGAGATCAACCCTTTCCTTTGGAGTTACAGATTCCTGATATCGATCCCTGA
- a CDS encoding winged helix-turn-helix domain-containing protein, whose protein sequence is MKIAIDDLHKAFESRVRLGIMSALAVNESLDFTSLKEYLDVTDGNLATHLKKLEDENFIGVEKSFIDRKPNTKYYMTKEGKKAFDEHLKVLEQIIQSRK, encoded by the coding sequence GTGAAAATAGCCATTGATGATTTACATAAAGCATTTGAAAGCCGTGTGAGGCTGGGCATCATGTCTGCACTCGCTGTAAATGAAAGCCTTGATTTTACCTCACTGAAAGAATACCTGGACGTAACGGATGGAAATCTTGCCACTCATCTCAAGAAACTTGAAGATGAAAATTTTATTGGCGTGGAAAAATCCTTCATCGACCGCAAACCCAATACGAAATATTACATGACAAAAGAAGGGAAAAAAGCCTTCGATGAACACCTGAAAGTACTTGAACAGATCATCCAATCCCGCAAATAA
- a CDS encoding TrkH family potassium uptake protein — translation MKIASNKFIENASAGKLILLGYLLILLAGFILLSLPFSVSTTVTSLDHFFIATSALSTTGLVSVGISENYSFFGELVILLLIQLGGIGYMSLGSFIILGSKRRISKTGVKLLEFDFSLPKGFSILHFVKNVIWFSLLIELAGAIFLYFIFLNQDVSNPIWNAIFHSISAFCTAGFSLFNTSFEAFKDHFWLNLVISALSFSGAIGFIVFSDVYERLAGRKKQITYTSRIILRFTIIMIAFGTVILFVSDSNLLQYPAWERLMVAAFQSMTALTTVGFNTFPIQDLLGASIFLIIMLMLMGASPSGTGGGIKSTTMTALYAEVISTLRGKKKVTYLGRIIPSHRIKMASSNFFFYTFILTCGIFLLLLTESHPVFDTIFEATSALGTVGLSTGITGSLSPLGKVIIIILMFLGRIGPLSIGVALMTVTDEDAIESEQDIAI, via the coding sequence ATGAAAATTGCATCAAATAAATTCATCGAGAATGCCTCTGCCGGGAAGCTCATTCTCCTTGGATATTTGCTCATTCTGCTCGCCGGTTTTATCCTGTTATCTCTTCCCTTTAGCGTCAGTACAACAGTCACCTCACTCGACCATTTTTTCATCGCCACATCGGCCCTGTCCACTACAGGATTGGTTTCTGTTGGCATAAGCGAAAATTACTCGTTTTTTGGAGAACTGGTCATTTTGCTGCTTATTCAGTTGGGCGGAATCGGTTATATGTCCCTCGGATCTTTTATTATTTTAGGATCCAAGAGACGAATATCAAAAACCGGTGTCAAATTACTCGAATTTGATTTCAGCCTTCCCAAAGGATTCAGCATCCTTCACTTCGTAAAAAATGTCATCTGGTTCAGTTTGCTAATTGAATTGGCAGGTGCAATTTTTCTATACTTCATTTTTCTAAACCAGGATGTCTCGAACCCGATTTGGAATGCTATTTTTCACAGTATCTCAGCCTTCTGCACAGCGGGATTTAGTCTATTCAATACCAGCTTTGAAGCATTTAAGGATCATTTCTGGCTAAACCTGGTGATCTCCGCTCTTTCTTTTTCTGGTGCTATCGGGTTTATCGTATTCTCAGATGTTTACGAAAGGCTTGCCGGACGCAAAAAGCAGATCACATACACCAGCCGAATCATTCTCCGCTTCACAATCATCATGATCGCATTTGGAACGGTGATTCTTTTTGTTTCGGACTCAAACCTGCTGCAATATCCTGCCTGGGAACGGCTCATGGTTGCCGCATTTCAGAGCATGACAGCACTAACTACCGTGGGATTCAACACGTTTCCCATCCAGGATCTGCTTGGGGCTTCCATATTTCTGATAATTATGCTAATGCTCATGGGCGCTTCACCTTCGGGAACGGGTGGAGGTATCAAGTCCACTACAATGACAGCTTTGTATGCAGAAGTTATTTCAACACTGAGAGGAAAGAAAAAAGTTACCTACCTCGGCAGAATCATCCCCAGTCACAGGATTAAAATGGCATCCAGTAACTTCTTCTTCTATACCTTCATCCTGACCTGCGGAATTTTTCTTCTTTTGCTGACCGAATCACATCCCGTCTTTGATACCATTTTCGAAGCAACGTCTGCTTTGGGAACCGTCGGGTTGAGTACCGGTATCACAGGAAGTTTATCACCGCTCGGCAAAGTGATTATTATTATCCTGATGTTTCTTGGCAGGATTGGCCCACTTTCCATTGGTGTGGCTCTTATGACCGTGACCGATGAAGATGCCATAGAATCAGAGCAGGATATTGCGATATGA
- a CDS encoding agmatine deiminase family protein, whose product MNLVEAPENPDPKPTFEGIPAEKGYYFPAEFAEHEATWLSWPHNPDTWPGKIESIFPAYTQFIKLVAEGEKVNINVGNKKMAEEAYSVIEKAGADMNRIFFYLNPTNDAWCRDHGPAFLVNPEADHNKIIVDWGYNAWGEKYPPYDLDDAIPRRIALQKKLPFTIVDIVMEGGSVDFNGKGTVLTTTSCLLNENRNPHLTKEQIEEYLRGFYGVTNILWLGDGIVGDDTDGHIDDLTRFVNEGTVVTVVEEDSSDENYQPLRENLERLQILKTEEGKPLNVVELPMPSARYYQGQRLPCSYANFYICNNYVIVPVFDDPNDEKALDILQNYFPNRKVVGINSIDIIWGLGSFHCLSQQEPKV is encoded by the coding sequence ATGAATCTCGTTGAAGCTCCTGAGAATCCCGATCCAAAGCCAACGTTTGAAGGGATTCCTGCCGAAAAAGGCTACTATTTTCCCGCGGAGTTTGCCGAACACGAAGCGACCTGGCTGAGCTGGCCTCACAATCCTGATACATGGCCGGGCAAGATCGAAAGTATTTTTCCAGCCTATACTCAGTTCATAAAGTTGGTGGCGGAAGGGGAGAAGGTGAATATCAACGTCGGCAATAAAAAAATGGCTGAAGAAGCATATTCGGTAATTGAAAAAGCCGGGGCTGATATGAACCGGATTTTTTTCTATTTGAATCCAACGAATGATGCCTGGTGCCGCGATCATGGCCCGGCGTTTTTGGTGAATCCGGAAGCTGATCACAACAAAATAATTGTGGACTGGGGATACAATGCCTGGGGCGAAAAATATCCGCCGTATGATCTGGATGATGCGATTCCGAGAAGAATAGCGCTGCAAAAAAAACTGCCGTTTACCATTGTCGATATTGTGATGGAAGGCGGATCGGTGGATTTCAACGGAAAGGGAACCGTGCTCACCACGACGTCTTGTTTGCTGAATGAAAACCGCAATCCACATCTCACAAAAGAGCAAATTGAAGAATACCTTCGGGGATTTTATGGCGTGACAAATATTCTCTGGCTGGGGGACGGAATTGTGGGCGATGACACCGACGGACACATCGACGACCTGACCCGATTTGTAAATGAGGGCACCGTGGTTACGGTTGTTGAAGAAGACTCTTCCGATGAAAATTATCAACCGCTGAGGGAAAACCTGGAGCGATTGCAAATCCTGAAAACCGAAGAGGGAAAACCACTGAATGTTGTGGAACTACCGATGCCATCAGCTCGGTATTACCAGGGACAGCGTCTTCCATGTTCCTATGCTAATTTCTATATCTGCAACAACTATGTGATTGTCCCGGTTTTTGACGATCCGAATGATGAAAAGGCGTTGGACATCCTGCAGAATTACTTTCCGAATCGTAAAGTAGTCGGCATTAATTCGATTGATATTATCTGGGGATTGGGATCTTTTCATTGTTTGAGTCAGCAGGAACCGAAGGTTTAG
- a CDS encoding carbon-nitrogen hydrolase, with the protein MSERNVNVGIVQMSCTKNSEENLIKAIEKVREAAGKGAQIVCLQELFRSLYFCDVEDYDNFKLAEPIPGPSTEALGKLAGELGVVIVASLFEKRAEGLYHNTTAVLDADGSYLGKYRKMHIPDDPGYYEKFYFTPGDTGYRIFDTKFAKIGVLICWDQWYPEAARITTLKGAEMLFYPTAIGWHRSQDDPTNNEQYQAWQTIQRSHSVANGIPVISVNRVGAEGEMNFWGGSFVTNSFGRILYQASHTDEEVHVESLSMTKSNEYRTHWPFLRDRRIDSYDPITKRFLDEDESR; encoded by the coding sequence GTGTCAGAACGAAATGTGAACGTTGGGATCGTACAAATGAGTTGTACAAAAAATTCCGAAGAAAATCTGATTAAAGCCATCGAAAAAGTGAGAGAAGCTGCCGGGAAAGGCGCTCAAATTGTGTGTCTGCAAGAGCTGTTTCGGTCGCTCTATTTTTGCGATGTGGAAGACTATGACAATTTTAAACTGGCAGAACCAATTCCCGGTCCCAGTACGGAGGCCCTTGGGAAACTGGCCGGTGAACTGGGTGTGGTCATTGTCGCATCGCTGTTTGAAAAACGGGCGGAAGGGCTCTATCACAATACCACCGCGGTGCTGGATGCTGACGGTTCGTATCTCGGCAAATATCGCAAAATGCATATTCCGGATGATCCCGGTTATTACGAGAAATTCTACTTCACACCCGGCGATACCGGCTACCGGATTTTCGATACGAAATTTGCAAAGATTGGCGTGCTGATCTGCTGGGATCAGTGGTATCCCGAAGCCGCCAGGATTACGACGTTAAAAGGGGCTGAGATGTTGTTCTATCCCACGGCAATCGGATGGCATCGTTCGCAGGATGATCCAACCAATAACGAACAATACCAGGCGTGGCAAACCATTCAGCGGTCGCATTCTGTGGCCAACGGAATCCCCGTGATTTCTGTGAATCGTGTGGGTGCCGAAGGCGAGATGAATTTCTGGGGCGGTTCGTTTGTCACCAACTCATTCGGGCGGATTTTATACCAGGCTTCTCATACAGACGAAGAAGTGCACGTGGAATCTCTCTCCATGACCAAATCCAACGAATACCGAACTCACTGGCCGTTTTTAAGAGATCGTCGAATCGACTCATATGATCCCATCACCAAGAGGTTTTTAGATGAAGATGAATCTCGTTGA